One window from the genome of Bdellovibrio sp. NC01 encodes:
- a CDS encoding potassium transporter Kup gives MLSLGALGVVFGDIGTSPLYSLRECFGEYGIAATPENVIGILSLIFWTLFIVITIKYMVFVMRADNKGEGGILSLMALAVRSQHTKDVTNRRWIMTILGLFGAALLYGDGVITPAISVLSAMEGLTIVAPQFDPFIIPLTIFIMNALFLMQKYGTGRIGVIFGPILLIWFFTLAALGIHGITLNPHIFEALMPHHALEFFYNNGLHGFLVLGSVFLVVTGGEALYADMGHFGKRPIRLAWFFIALPALVLNYFGQGAMLLSNPEAISNPFYMLAPKWAVFPMVILSTLATVIASQALITGVFSITRQAIQLGFCPRISIIHTSSQEIGQIYIPAVNWSLFIGVIWLVLTFKTSSNLAAAYGIAVTGTMIITTILAYEVARQKWNWSFMKAAGIFGAFLIMDTAFFAANIHKVPHGGWVALLIGAVIYLLMTTWQKGRQVLFRRLKERSMPVEEFCQKILREPPLRVPGTAIFMSGDPWGVPPPLLHNLKHNRVLHQRIAVLTIQTREVPFVSKKERISIQEVIPNFYRILAYYGFMETPKMKHILEACRQRDINFNVNETTFVLGRETIIAVPGPSKAGEPGMSHWRERLFAVMSKNAQRPTAFFRIPPNQVIEVGIQVEI, from the coding sequence ATGCTCTCTTTGGGGGCTTTAGGCGTTGTGTTCGGTGATATCGGTACGAGTCCTCTGTACTCGTTGCGCGAATGTTTCGGAGAGTACGGCATCGCTGCGACTCCTGAAAACGTCATCGGCATTCTATCCCTGATCTTTTGGACGCTTTTCATCGTCATTACTATCAAGTACATGGTTTTCGTCATGCGCGCAGATAATAAAGGCGAGGGTGGTATCCTGTCGCTGATGGCACTGGCGGTGCGCAGTCAACACACCAAAGACGTGACCAATCGTCGGTGGATCATGACGATCCTGGGACTTTTCGGTGCGGCACTTTTATATGGTGATGGTGTTATTACCCCTGCGATCTCGGTCTTGTCTGCGATGGAAGGTTTGACGATCGTTGCTCCGCAATTTGATCCGTTTATCATTCCACTTACGATCTTCATCATGAATGCGTTGTTCTTGATGCAGAAATACGGAACGGGTCGCATCGGTGTTATCTTTGGTCCGATTCTTTTGATTTGGTTCTTCACTCTTGCAGCACTTGGTATTCACGGTATCACTTTGAATCCGCATATCTTTGAAGCGTTGATGCCACATCATGCTCTTGAGTTCTTCTATAATAACGGACTTCATGGTTTCTTAGTTTTGGGTTCTGTGTTCCTAGTTGTTACTGGGGGTGAGGCTCTTTACGCAGACATGGGTCACTTTGGTAAACGTCCGATTCGTTTGGCGTGGTTCTTTATCGCTCTTCCAGCGTTGGTACTGAATTACTTCGGTCAAGGTGCGATGCTTTTGAGTAATCCTGAAGCGATCTCAAATCCCTTTTATATGCTGGCTCCGAAATGGGCTGTGTTTCCGATGGTCATTTTATCGACGTTGGCGACTGTTATTGCCTCTCAAGCATTGATCACGGGTGTGTTCTCGATCACACGTCAGGCGATTCAATTGGGTTTCTGCCCACGTATTTCAATCATCCATACATCCAGCCAGGAAATTGGTCAGATCTATATTCCAGCCGTGAACTGGTCGTTGTTCATCGGTGTCATTTGGTTGGTTCTGACATTTAAAACTTCAAGCAATTTGGCGGCAGCTTACGGTATTGCGGTGACGGGTACGATGATCATCACCACGATCTTAGCTTACGAAGTCGCTCGTCAAAAATGGAATTGGAGTTTCATGAAGGCTGCCGGAATTTTCGGTGCGTTCTTGATCATGGATACAGCGTTCTTTGCTGCCAATATTCACAAAGTTCCTCACGGTGGTTGGGTTGCTTTGTTAATTGGTGCTGTGATTTATTTGCTGATGACAACATGGCAAAAAGGTCGTCAGGTTTTGTTCCGTCGTTTGAAAGAACGCTCAATGCCGGTTGAAGAATTCTGTCAAAAGATTCTGCGCGAACCACCGTTGCGTGTTCCGGGAACCGCGATCTTCATGTCAGGGGATCCTTGGGGTGTGCCGCCTCCGTTATTGCATAACTTAAAACACAATCGCGTTCTGCATCAGCGTATCGCGGTGTTAACAATTCAAACGCGTGAAGTTCCATTCGTAAGCAAGAAGGAACGCATTTCGATTCAAGAAGTGATTCCAAACTTCTATCGTATCCTTGCGTACTACGGCTTCATGGAAACTCCGAAGATGAAACATATCTTAGAGGCGTGTCGCCAGCGCGATATCAACTTCAATGTGAATGAAACAACATTTGTGTTGGGTCGTGAAACAATCATCGCGGTTCCAGGCCCATCTAAAGCGGGCGAGCCGGGAATGTCACACTGGCGTGAACGTTTGTTTGCGGTGATGTCGAAAAACGCGCAACGCCCGACAGCCTTCTTCCGCATTCCGCCAAACCAAGTGATCGAAGTGGGTATTCAAGTCGAAATCTAG
- a CDS encoding patatin-like phospholipase family protein, which translates to MRNLGLVLSGGGARASYQAGVLSAIGEVCSKLKIEHPFQIYSGVSAGAINACVLTSHSGNFTEACTHLIDLWKDIKSEEVFVSNPISLTHEGIRWLMELSMGGMKKSTPGKALLDTSPLRKLIQEHCIFPNIEKNLQSGHMDALAVTALDYFNTSSVTFVQGIKDITPWQRVRRRSVHEKITVDHLMASSSIPILFPPIELEHGYFGDGSIRNLSPCAPAIYLGAEKILAIGVRTKRDLCYSQNANANLEAPTAARILSVLLNAVMADSIELDMERIERINADMDKILEEERKKLTVRKVEALWISPSQDLSTLAANRSNDLPKMIRYFMRGLGSLDEAAEITSFLLFEKSYCEKLIELGYNDGLAQKDHIEKFLTD; encoded by the coding sequence ATGCGAAACCTTGGTCTTGTGCTCTCCGGTGGAGGAGCCCGTGCTTCTTACCAGGCTGGTGTGTTATCTGCCATTGGAGAAGTCTGTTCGAAATTAAAAATTGAACATCCTTTTCAAATTTACTCAGGTGTGAGTGCGGGGGCGATCAACGCTTGTGTTCTGACATCTCATTCAGGAAATTTTACCGAAGCGTGCACCCATCTTATTGATCTCTGGAAAGACATCAAATCCGAAGAGGTTTTCGTGAGCAATCCGATTTCACTCACGCACGAAGGGATTCGTTGGTTGATGGAACTTTCGATGGGTGGGATGAAAAAATCAACTCCTGGAAAAGCACTTCTGGACACGTCTCCCCTGCGCAAACTTATTCAAGAGCATTGTATCTTTCCAAATATTGAAAAGAATTTGCAGAGCGGTCACATGGATGCGCTTGCGGTGACAGCGCTTGATTATTTCAACACCAGCTCTGTGACGTTCGTTCAAGGCATTAAAGACATCACTCCATGGCAGCGTGTGCGCCGTCGCAGTGTTCACGAAAAAATCACGGTCGATCATTTAATGGCATCATCATCGATTCCAATTTTATTTCCACCGATAGAACTTGAGCATGGCTATTTCGGCGATGGCAGTATTCGCAATTTAAGTCCGTGCGCGCCTGCTATCTATTTGGGTGCGGAGAAAATTTTAGCAATCGGTGTGCGCACCAAAAGAGATCTTTGTTATTCGCAAAACGCAAACGCCAATCTGGAAGCTCCCACGGCGGCGCGGATTCTGAGCGTACTACTTAACGCCGTCATGGCCGATAGTATCGAGCTTGATATGGAGCGCATCGAACGCATCAATGCCGATATGGATAAAATTTTAGAAGAAGAACGCAAGAAACTGACGGTCAGGAAAGTCGAAGCTTTGTGGATTTCTCCGTCGCAGGATCTTTCCACATTAGCGGCGAATCGTTCTAATGATTTGCCGAAAATGATTCGCTACTTTATGCGCGGCTTAGGATCTCTTGATGAAGCCGCAGAAATCACAAGCTTTCTTCTTTTCGAAAAATCGTACTGTGAAAAGTTGATCGAACTTGGTTACAACGATGGTCTTGCTCAAAAAGACCACATCGAAAAATTTCTAACGGACTAA